Proteins found in one Heptranchias perlo isolate sHepPer1 chromosome 23, sHepPer1.hap1, whole genome shotgun sequence genomic segment:
- the LOC137341193 gene encoding CD276 antigen-like isoform X1: MATSYFPKILCFIVFFFFNIAAEKFTSIQCESPVTGIHDQRTVLSCEYKSRNKKECNITWRYMPVHSTDWNNISCTSDNKRNAQKQRICHLGFEYASLIIEKTEISDEGKYQIFLDCQSSGYDLADVELLIKAPYTVPQITEKDQGGEKVLVCAALGYPLAHLRWQNENGTDLTANSTITHTEDNLYNITGYIPVVGEWCSVKYNCSVCIEITCKYARLSCSKNSEIYQQPKQRITAVVRVILPLGFIVLLALLALLYWKSRIPQAYVRARYKSTTTLIVGDPE; the protein is encoded by the exons ATGGCCACTTCTTATTTTCCAAAAATTCTTTGTTTTATTGTGTTTTTCTTCTTCAACATTGCAGCCG AAAAATTTACATCTATTCAGTGTGAGAGTCCAGTCACAGGAATACATGACCAGCGCACTGTCTTGTCCTGTGAGTACAAATCACGAAACAAGAAGGAATGTAATATTACCTGGCGTTACATGCCAGTGCATTCTACTGACTGGAACAACATTTCATGTACATCAGATAACAAAAGAAATGCTCAGAAACAAAGAATATGTCATTTAGGTTTTGAATATGCATCGCTGATAATTGAGAAGACGGAAATTTCAGACGAAGGGAAATATCAGATTTTCTTAGATTGTCAGTCAAGTGGCTATGATTTAGCGGATGTAGAGCTTCTGATTAAAG CTCCATATACTGTGCCACAAATAACCGAAAAGGACCAAGGTGGAGAAAAAGTTCTTGTTTGTGCTGCACTTGGATATCCGCTCGCACATCTTCGCTGGCAGAATGAAAATGGAACCGACCTGACTGCTAATTCTACCATAACGCATACAGAAGATAACCTGTACAACATTACTGGTTACATTCCAGTAGTTGGAGAATGGTGTTCCGTAAAATATAATTGCTCTGTATGCATTGAAATTACATGTAAATATGCAA GATTAAGTTGTTCTAAAAATAGTGAAATCTATCAGCAACCAAAACAAAGAATCACAGCAGTTGTTCGTGTCATTTTACCTTTGGGCTTCATAGTTCTTTTGGCGCTTTTGGCACTTCTGTACTGGAAAAGTCGAATACCTCAAG CATACGTACGGGCACGATACAAATCAACAACAACATTAATTG TAGGTGACCCAGAATGA
- the LOC137341193 gene encoding uncharacterized protein isoform X3: MATSYFPKILCFIVFFFFNIAAEKFTSIQCESPVTGIHDQRTVLSSPYTVPQITEKDQGGEKVLVCAALGYPLAHLRWQNENGTDLTANSTITHTEDNLYNITGYIPVVGEWCSVKYNCSVCIEITCKYARLSCSKNSEIYQQPKQRITAVVRVILPLGFIVLLALLALLYWKSRIPQAYVRARYKSTTTLIVGDPE, encoded by the exons ATGGCCACTTCTTATTTTCCAAAAATTCTTTGTTTTATTGTGTTTTTCTTCTTCAACATTGCAGCCG AAAAATTTACATCTATTCAGTGTGAGAGTCCAGTCACAGGAATACATGACCAGCGCACTGTCTTGTCCT CTCCATATACTGTGCCACAAATAACCGAAAAGGACCAAGGTGGAGAAAAAGTTCTTGTTTGTGCTGCACTTGGATATCCGCTCGCACATCTTCGCTGGCAGAATGAAAATGGAACCGACCTGACTGCTAATTCTACCATAACGCATACAGAAGATAACCTGTACAACATTACTGGTTACATTCCAGTAGTTGGAGAATGGTGTTCCGTAAAATATAATTGCTCTGTATGCATTGAAATTACATGTAAATATGCAA GATTAAGTTGTTCTAAAAATAGTGAAATCTATCAGCAACCAAAACAAAGAATCACAGCAGTTGTTCGTGTCATTTTACCTTTGGGCTTCATAGTTCTTTTGGCGCTTTTGGCACTTCTGTACTGGAAAAGTCGAATACCTCAAG CATACGTACGGGCACGATACAAATCAACAACAACATTAATTG TAGGTGACCCAGAATGA
- the LOC137341193 gene encoding CD276 antigen-like isoform X2 gives MATSYFPKILCFIVFFFFNIAAEKFTSIQCESPVTGIHDQRTVLSCEYKSRNKKECNITWRYMPVHSTDWNNISCTSDNKRNAQKQRICHLGFEYASLIIEKTEISDEGKYQIFLDCQSSGYDLADVELLIKAPYTVPQITEKDQGGEKVLVCAALGYPLAHLRWQNENGTDLTANSTITHTEDNLYNITGYIPVVGEWCSVKYNCSVCIEITCKYARLSCSKNSEIYQQPKQRITAVVRVILPLGFIVLLALLALLYWKSRIPQAYVRARYKSTTTLIGDPE, from the exons ATGGCCACTTCTTATTTTCCAAAAATTCTTTGTTTTATTGTGTTTTTCTTCTTCAACATTGCAGCCG AAAAATTTACATCTATTCAGTGTGAGAGTCCAGTCACAGGAATACATGACCAGCGCACTGTCTTGTCCTGTGAGTACAAATCACGAAACAAGAAGGAATGTAATATTACCTGGCGTTACATGCCAGTGCATTCTACTGACTGGAACAACATTTCATGTACATCAGATAACAAAAGAAATGCTCAGAAACAAAGAATATGTCATTTAGGTTTTGAATATGCATCGCTGATAATTGAGAAGACGGAAATTTCAGACGAAGGGAAATATCAGATTTTCTTAGATTGTCAGTCAAGTGGCTATGATTTAGCGGATGTAGAGCTTCTGATTAAAG CTCCATATACTGTGCCACAAATAACCGAAAAGGACCAAGGTGGAGAAAAAGTTCTTGTTTGTGCTGCACTTGGATATCCGCTCGCACATCTTCGCTGGCAGAATGAAAATGGAACCGACCTGACTGCTAATTCTACCATAACGCATACAGAAGATAACCTGTACAACATTACTGGTTACATTCCAGTAGTTGGAGAATGGTGTTCCGTAAAATATAATTGCTCTGTATGCATTGAAATTACATGTAAATATGCAA GATTAAGTTGTTCTAAAAATAGTGAAATCTATCAGCAACCAAAACAAAGAATCACAGCAGTTGTTCGTGTCATTTTACCTTTGGGCTTCATAGTTCTTTTGGCGCTTTTGGCACTTCTGTACTGGAAAAGTCGAATACCTCAAG CATACGTACGGGCACGATACAAATCAACAACAACATTAATTG GTGACCCAGAATGA